A genome region from Oryzias melastigma strain HK-1 linkage group LG12, ASM292280v2, whole genome shotgun sequence includes the following:
- the gfi1b gene encoding zinc finger protein Gfi-1b yields the protein MPRSFLVKNKRCASYNVHRFQEEPEAAVCAKVTLQLQSADLSDVPQPGEQAAAPPAQQQQVHPVLVQRDPPTSPVACTQPYFLSDPHADDFPPYYKPAFAWEPVGSSFELRQLSFSPTVLQHASSLYGGRISRSPPAQQPLDCSTHYPPMSSTYHCITCDKVFSTSHGLEVHVRRSHSGMRPFGCSICRKTFGHAVSLEQHMNVHSQEKSFECKMCGKSFKRSSTLSTHLLIHSDTRPYPCQFCGKRFHQKSDMKKHTYIHTGEKPHKCQVCGKAFSQSSNLITHSRKHTGFKPFGCDICAKGFQRKVDLRRHHESQHGMK from the exons ATGCCGCGGTCATTCctggtgaaaaacaaaagatgcgCATCCTACAACGTTCACCGCTTCCAGGAGGAGCCAGAGGCCGCAGTTTGCGCAA AAGTCACGCTGCAGCTTCAGAGCGCAGACCTGTCGGACGTGCCGCAGCCCGGGGAGCAGGCTGCGGCCCCCCctgcgcagcagcagcaggtgcaTCCCGTACTTGTGCAGCGGGACCCTCCCACCTCTCCGGTGGCGTGCACGCAGCCCTACTTTCTGAGCG ATCCCCACGCGGACGACTTCCCCCCGTACTACAAGCCCGCGTTCGCGTGGGAGCCGGTGGGGTCCTCCTTCGAGCTGCGTCAGCTGAGCTTCAGCCCCACGGTGCTGCAGCACGCCAGCAGCCTGTACGGGGGCCGCATCAGCCGCAGCCCCCCCGCGCAGCAGCCGCTGGACTGCAGCACCCACTACCCCCCCATGTCCAGCACCTACCACTGCATCACCTGTGACAAG GTGTTCTCCACGTCACATGGGCTGGAGGTTCACGTCAGGAGGTCCCACAGCGGGATGAGGCCGTTCGGCTGCAGCATCTGCAGGAAAACTTTCGGCCACGCCGTGAGTCTGGAGCAGCACATGAACGTTCACTCTCAG GAGAAAAGCTTCGAGTGTAAGATGTGCGGGAAGTCCTTCAAGCGCTCCTCCACCCTCTCCACGCACCTGCTCATCCACTCGGACACGCGGCCGTACCCGTGCCAGTTCTGCGGGAAGCGGTTCCACCAGAAGTCTGACATGAAGAAGCACACCTACATCCACACGG GTGAGAAGCCCCACAAGTGCCAGGTGTGCGGCAAAGCCTTCAGCCAGAGCTCCAACCTGATCACCCACAGCAGGAAGCACACGGGCTTCAAGCCCTTCGGCTGCGACATCTGCGCAAAAGGCTTCCAGAGGAAGGTGGACCTGCGGCGGCACCACGAGAGCCAGCACGGCATGAAGTGA